The Candidatus Malacoplasma girerdii genome has a segment encoding these proteins:
- a CDS encoding BspA-like protein translates to MWFYLIHTHTHSSLVVGNKATNDISWNVTEDGLISPADKGQIQGEITIPDTVNGKTVTGIANYAFSGCNKLISITISNNVTSIGAAAFNRCSSLTNVTIPGSVTSIADYAFKKCSSLTNVNFVEGSQLTSIGYMAFYWCNSLKTIDIPNSVNSIGSQAFSECALTNIEFAGNQTYDWVPTVEGSNTVGGYIIQKGKDLSTNAVAGSLAYGKIDIELPSGKSSITNIAFSWCSGLTSINIPNSVTSIGLQAFNECGSLKSVNFAEDSQLNSIGKSAFWDCIALTSINIPNSITSIREGAFSRCSSLTDVTFNWDNGQLVADKLTLGNNLFESISSSQTINFHIPLGTKDQYKAKFTQDILGTNITANWIDDIVPPTPTPTNSSNLGLILGLIFGSIALIGIGSYLGYRYYKHRKAINKK, encoded by the coding sequence GTGTGATTCTATCTAATCCACACACACACACACAGTAGTTTAGTCGTTGGAAACAAAGCAACAAATGATATTTCTTGGAATGTTACTGAAGATGGGTTAATTTCACCTGCAGATAAAGGACAAATACAAGGTGAAATAACTATTCCTGATACTGTTAATGGAAAAACTGTCACCGGAATTGCTAATTATGCTTTTAGTGGTTGTAACAAATTAATAAGCATTACTATTTCAAATAACGTAACTAGTATTGGTGCTGCTGCGTTTAATCGATGTAGTTCATTGACAAATGTCACTATTCCAGGTAGTGTAACTAGTATTGCGGATTATGCTTTTAAAAAATGTAGTTCATTAACAAATGTAAATTTTGTAGAAGGAAGTCAATTAACTAGTATTGGTTATATGGCTTTTTATTGATGCAATTCATTAAAAACTATTGATATTCCAAATAGTGTAAATAGTATTGGGTCACAAGCTTTTAGTGAATGTGCATTAACAAATATAGAGTTTGCCGGAAATCAAACTTATGATTGAGTTCCAACAGTAGAAGGTAGCAACACAGTTGGAGGTTATATCATTCAAAAAGGTAAGGATTTAAGCACAAACGCTGTTGCTGGAAGTTTAGCATATGGAAAAATCGATATTGAACTTCCTAGTGGAAAAAGTAGCATTACTAATATTGCATTTAGTTGATGTTCAGGATTAACAAGCATTAATATTCCTAATAGTGTAACTAGTATTGGGTTGCAAGCTTTTAATGAATGTGGTTCTTTAAAAAGTGTAAATTTTGCTGAAGATAGTCAATTAAATAGTATTGGCAAAAGTGCTTTTTGAGATTGTATTGCATTAACAAGTATCAATATTCCAAATAGTATTACTAGCATTCGTGAAGGTGCGTTTAGTCGATGTAGTTCATTAACTGATGTAACTTTTAATTGAGATAATGGCCAATTAGTAGCTGACAAATTAACTCTTGGAAATAATTTATTTGAAAGTATTTCTTCTAGTCAAACAATTAATTTTCATATTCCATTAGGAACAAAAGATCAATATAAAGCAAAATTTACTCAAGACATTTTAGGAACTAACATTACTGCTAATTGAATTGATGATATTGTCCCACCAACTCCTACACCTACTAATTCATCAAATCTAGGTTTAATCTTAGGTTTAATTTTTGGTTCTATTGCTTTAATTGGAATTGGAAGTTACTTGGGATACCGATACTATAAACACCGTAAAGCAATAAATAAAAAATAG
- a CDS encoding BspA-like protein: protein MKLKTFNKFLIGLAVISGGLTGTILYNSNIHSSLVVENKVTSDISWSIDGKGNIWPTDRSKVSGEITIPDTVNEKVVTGIANSAFSWCASLTSVNIPSSVTSIGGNAFYCCSSLTSVTFAEDSQLTSIGDYAFKKCSSLTSITIPSSVTSIGRNAFDNCIKLTNVNFAKGSKLNSIGENAFAWCASLTNISIPNSVTNIDAYTFSNCTSLTSVAFAEGSQLTTIGAFAFAECSSLTSINIPSSVTEIYAVAFVNTTKLQDITFNWTGKILDDIIQKIKNPVHQRELTTWACIFANYNKKTNSFKDKINVNVHLPKGINNLDVEKYKNNFQGIRNSGSNIPDGIGLDPATTHWIYNSDSNSKLPLILGLTFGFIILIGIGSYFGYRYYKHRKNSK, encoded by the coding sequence ATGAAATTAAAAACTTTCAATAAATTTTTAATTGGATTAGCAGTAATTTCCGGTGGATTAACTGGAACTATTCTATATAATTCAAATATTCACAGTAGTTTAGTTGTTGAAAACAAAGTAACAAGTGATATTAGTTGAAGTATTGATGGTAAAGGAAATATTTGACCAACTGATAGATCAAAAGTTTCAGGTGAAATAACAATTCCTGATACTGTTAATGAAAAGGTTGTTACTGGAATTGCTAATAGTGCTTTTTCATGATGTGCTTCATTAACAAGTGTTAATATTCCAAGTAGTGTAACTAGTATTGGTGGAAATGCTTTTTATTGTTGTAGTTCATTAACAAGTGTTACTTTTGCTGAAGACAGTCAATTAACTAGTATTGGTGATTATGCTTTTAAAAAATGTAGTTCATTAACAAGTATCACTATTCCAAGTAGTGTGACTAGCATTGGTAGAAATGCTTTTGATAATTGTATAAAATTAACAAACGTTAATTTTGCTAAAGGTAGTAAATTGAATAGTATTGGTGAAAATGCTTTCGCTTGATGTGCTTCATTAACTAATATTTCTATTCCAAATAGTGTTACTAATATTGATGCTTATACTTTTAGTAATTGTACTTCATTAACAAGTGTTGCTTTTGCTGAAGGCAGTCAATTAACTACTATTGGTGCTTTCGCTTTTGCTGAATGTAGTTCATTAACAAGTATTAATATTCCAAGTAGTGTAACTGAAATTTATGCTGTTGCTTTTGTTAATACAACAAAATTGCAAGACATTACATTTAATTGAACTGGTAAGATACTAGACGATATTATTCAAAAAATTAAGAATCCTGTTCACCAAAGAGAATTGACAACTTGAGCATGCATTTTTGCTAATTACAATAAAAAAACTAATTCTTTTAAAGACAAAATAAATGTTAATGTGCATTTACCAAAAGGAATTAATAACTTAGACGTTGAAAAATATAAAAATAATTTTCAAGGTATTAGAAATTCTGGCTCTAATATTCCAGATGGAATTGGTTTAGATCCAGCAACAACTCACTGAATTTATAATTCAGACAGTAATTCTAAATTACCATTAATCTTAGGTCTAACATTTGGATTCATTATCCTAATTGGAATTGGAAGTTACTTCGGATATCGTTATTACAAACATCGCAAAAACAGTAAATAA
- a CDS encoding BspA-like protein: MKLKTFNKFLIGLAVISGGLTGTVLSNSNIHSSLVTESKATNDISWSIDGNGNIKPSDKSKVSGEITIPNTVNGKAVTGIAEDAFWKCSALTSVNFDNDSQLTSIGDYAFNGCGSLKSVNFAKGSKLNSIGENAFAWCASLTNISIPNSVTNIDAYTFSNCTSLTSVAFAEGSQLTTIGAFAFAECSSLTSINIPSSVTEIYAVAFLNTTKLQDITFNWTGKILDDIIQKIKNPVHQRELTTWACIFANYNEDTKTFENKMNVNVHLPKGINNLDVEKYKNNFQGIRNYGSDFPDGIGLEPATTHWIYNSNSNSKLPLILGLTFGFIILIGIGSYLGYRYYKHRKNSK; the protein is encoded by the coding sequence ATGAAATTAAAAACTTTCAATAAATTTTTAATTGGATTAGCAGTAATTTCCGGTGGATTAACTGGAACTGTTCTTTCTAATTCAAATATCCATAGTAGTTTAGTTACTGAAAGCAAGGCAACGAATGATATTTCTTGAAGTATTGATGGTAATGGAAATATAAAACCCTCTGATAAATCAAAAGTTTCAGGTGAAATAACTATTCCTAATACTGTTAATGGTAAAGCTGTTACTGGAATTGCTGAAGATGCTTTTTGAAAATGTAGTGCATTAACAAGTGTTAATTTTGATAATGACAGTCAATTAACTAGTATTGGTGATTATGCTTTTAATGGTTGTGGTTCTTTAAAAAGTGTAAATTTTGCTAAAGGTAGTAAATTGAATAGTATTGGTGAAAATGCTTTCGCTTGATGTGCTTCATTAACTAATATTTCTATTCCAAATAGTGTTACTAATATTGATGCTTATACTTTTAGTAATTGTACTTCATTAACAAGTGTTGCTTTTGCTGAAGGCAGTCAATTAACTACTATTGGTGCTTTCGCTTTTGCTGAATGTAGTTCATTAACAAGTATTAATATTCCAAGTAGTGTAACTGAAATTTATGCTGTTGCTTTTCTTAATACAACAAAATTACAAGACATTACATTTAATTGAACTGGCAAGATACTAGACGATATTATTCAAAAAATTAAGAATCCTGTTCACCAAAGAGAATTGACAACTTGAGCATGCATTTTTGCTAATTACAATGAAGACACTAAAACTTTTGAAAACAAAATGAATGTTAATGTACATTTACCAAAAGGAATTAATAACTTAGACGTTGAAAAATATAAAAATAATTTTCAAGGCATTAGAAATTATGGCTCTGATTTTCCAGATGGAATTGGTTTAGAACCAGCAACAACACATTGAATTTATAATTCAAATAGTAATTCTAAATTGCCATTAATCTTAGGTTTAACATTTGGATTCATTATTCTAATTGGAATCGGTAGTTACTTGGGATATAGATACTATAAACATCGCAAAAACAGTAAATAA
- a CDS encoding BspA-like protein, with protein sequence MYSLMKLKNFNKFLIGLAIVSSGLAGTILYNSNIHSGLVVENKATNDISWSIDDNGNIKPSDKSKVSGEITIPNTVNGKTVTGIAGAAFFSVSSLKSVTIPSSVTSIGSNAFESCTSLTSVNFDNDSQLTSINVGAFYKCSALTSINIPNNVTSIGYSAFSNCSSLTSINFDNDSQLTSIDFGAFADCSSLTSINIPSSVTEIYAVAFLNTTKLQDITFNWTGKILDDIIQKIKNPVHQRELTAWACIFANYNKKTDSFKDKINVNVHLPKGINNLDVEKYKNNFQGIRKSGSDFPDGIGLEPATTHWIYNSNSNSKLPLILGLTFGFIILIGIGSYLWYRYYKHRKNSK encoded by the coding sequence ATGTATTCACTTATGAAATTAAAAAATTTCAATAAATTTTTAATTGGATTAGCAATAGTTTCAAGTGGACTAGCTGGAACTATTCTATATAATTCAAATATTCACAGTGGTTTGGTTGTTGAAAACAAAGCAACAAATGATATTAGTTGAAGTATTGATGATAATGGAAATATAAAACCCTCTGATAAATCAAAAGTTTCAGGTGAAATAACTATTCCTAATACTGTTAATGGAAAAACTGTCACCGGAATTGCTGGTGCTGCATTTTTTAGTGTTAGTTCATTAAAAAGTGTTACAATTCCAAGTAGTGTAACTAGTATTGGGAGTAATGCTTTTGAAAGTTGTACTTCATTAACAAGTGTTAATTTTGATAATGACAGTCAATTAACTAGTATCAATGTTGGTGCTTTTTATAAATGCAGTGCATTAACAAGTATTAATATTCCAAACAATGTAACTAGTATTGGTTATAGCGCTTTTAGTAATTGCAGTTCATTAACAAGTATTAATTTTGATAATGACAGTCAATTAACTAGTATCGATTTTGGTGCTTTTGCTGACTGTAGTTCATTAACAAGTATTAATATTCCAAGTAGTGTAACTGAAATTTATGCTGTTGCTTTTCTTAATACAACAAAATTACAAGACATTACATTTAATTGAACTGGCAAGATACTAGACGATATTATTCAAAAAATTAAGAATCCTGTTCACCAAAGAGAATTGACAGCTTGAGCATGCATTTTTGCTAATTACAATAAAAAAACTGATTCTTTTAAAGACAAAATAAATGTTAATGTGCATTTACCAAAAGGAATTAATAACTTAGACGTTGAAAAATATAAAAATAATTTTCAAGGTATTAGAAAATCTGGCTCTGATTTTCCAGATGGAATTGGTTTAGAACCAGCAACAACACATTGAATTTATAATTCAAATAGTAATTCCAAATTGCCATTAATCTTAGGTCTAACATTTGGATTCATTATTCTAATTGGAATTGGTAGTTACTTGTGATATAGATACTATAAACATCGCAAAAACAGTAAATAA